Proteins encoded in a region of the Streptomyces akebiae genome:
- a CDS encoding RDD family protein, whose translation MSELVTGEAVALELRPAKLPSRALAVLLDLVVAVVVYLAVVLVLVLSTAGLDEAAQTAISIASFLLVLVGGPIAVETLSHGRSLGKLACGLRVVRDDGGPIRFRHALVRGAVGVVEILMTFGVVACIASLVSARGRRLGDVFAGTLVVRERVPAGRAAFVPPPPPWLAGQFAALDLSAVPDGLWLAIRQYLTRMRQLDPHVGAAMAERLASDLAARTGAPAPYGVPPGAYLAAVVHERQAREARQAFQGAVGAGAAGAGAAGLPAAQPPSVQSPSVQPPAAPAYAPPGGYVSPAPATGGSGYAPPSAAAGAVPGAGVAADVPGPAAPGTPPSPEPPHAPSTGRPSTGFAPPA comes from the coding sequence GTGAGTGAGCTAGTGACGGGCGAGGCGGTGGCGCTGGAGCTGCGTCCCGCGAAGCTGCCGAGCCGGGCGCTGGCCGTGCTGCTCGACCTGGTCGTGGCCGTGGTCGTCTACCTCGCGGTGGTTCTGGTCCTGGTGCTGTCGACGGCCGGGCTCGACGAGGCAGCGCAGACGGCGATATCCATCGCGAGCTTCCTGCTCGTCCTGGTGGGCGGGCCGATCGCGGTGGAGACGCTGAGCCACGGGCGTTCGCTGGGGAAGCTCGCCTGCGGGCTGCGGGTGGTGCGGGACGACGGCGGACCGATCCGGTTCCGGCACGCGCTGGTGCGCGGGGCGGTCGGGGTGGTCGAGATCCTGATGACCTTCGGGGTCGTCGCCTGCATCGCCTCGCTCGTCTCGGCGCGGGGGCGTCGGCTGGGTGACGTGTTCGCCGGGACTCTGGTCGTGCGGGAGCGGGTTCCGGCCGGGCGGGCGGCATTCGTGCCTCCGCCCCCGCCATGGCTCGCGGGACAGTTCGCCGCGCTCGACCTGTCCGCTGTGCCGGACGGGCTGTGGCTGGCCATCCGCCAGTACCTGACGCGGATGCGGCAGCTGGACCCGCACGTCGGCGCGGCCATGGCGGAACGTCTCGCCTCGGACCTCGCGGCCCGTACCGGGGCTCCGGCGCCCTACGGGGTGCCGCCCGGCGCGTATCTGGCCGCCGTGGTGCACGAGCGGCAGGCCCGGGAGGCCCGTCAGGCTTTCCAGGGCGCGGTCGGGGCGGGTGCGGCCGGGGCGGGTGCGGCCGGCTTGCCGGCCGCTCAGCCTCCCTCCGTGCAGTCTCCCTCCGTGCAACCGCCCGCCGCTCCTGCGTATGCGCCGCCCGGGGGGTATGTGAGCCCGGCCCCGGCCACGGGCGGCTCCGGGTACGCGCCGCCCTCGGCAGCCGCAGGTGCCGTGCCTGGGGCCGGTGTCGCCGCCGACGTTCCCGGCCCGGCCGCGCCAGGTACCCCACCCTCCCCCGAGCCGCCGCACGCGCCGTCCACCGGGCGGCCGAGCACCGGGTTCGCCCCACCCGCCTGA
- a CDS encoding cation diffusion facilitator family transporter has translation MSASGGTKAIVAALAANLAIAVAKFVAFLFSNSSSMLAESVHSLADSGNQALLLLGGKKAKREATAEHPFGYGRERYIYAFLVSIVLFSVGGMFALYEGYEKIKHPHEIEAWYWPVGVLVFAIIAETFSFRTAIKESNVLRGNKSWTEFVRHAKAPELPVVLLEDLGALVGLILALGGVSLALLTGDGVWDGIGTLCIGVLLILIAIVLAAETKSLLLGESAGTENVEKIAQAVVDGDTVTRVIHMRTLHLGPEELLVAAKIAVRHDETATEVANAINAAEARIREAVPIARVIYLEPDIYSEAEAAKGPDPEAAPGGPAAPAEH, from the coding sequence ATGAGCGCGTCAGGCGGCACCAAGGCGATCGTGGCGGCACTCGCCGCCAACCTCGCGATCGCGGTAGCGAAGTTCGTGGCGTTCCTCTTCAGTAACTCGTCGTCAATGCTCGCCGAGTCCGTGCACTCGCTCGCCGACTCGGGCAACCAGGCCCTGCTGCTCCTCGGCGGCAAGAAGGCCAAGCGCGAGGCGACCGCCGAACACCCCTTCGGCTACGGCCGCGAGCGCTACATCTACGCCTTCCTCGTCTCCATCGTCCTCTTCTCCGTCGGCGGCATGTTCGCCCTCTACGAGGGCTACGAGAAGATCAAGCACCCGCACGAGATCGAGGCCTGGTACTGGCCGGTCGGTGTCCTCGTCTTCGCGATCATCGCCGAGACGTTCTCCTTCCGGACCGCCATCAAGGAGTCCAACGTCCTGCGGGGCAACAAGTCCTGGACCGAGTTCGTCCGCCATGCCAAGGCCCCCGAGCTGCCCGTCGTCCTCCTGGAGGACCTCGGTGCCCTCGTCGGCCTGATCCTCGCCCTCGGCGGCGTCAGCCTCGCCCTGCTCACCGGCGACGGCGTCTGGGACGGCATCGGCACCCTCTGCATCGGCGTCCTGCTCATCCTGATCGCGATCGTCCTCGCCGCCGAGACCAAGTCCCTCCTCCTCGGCGAGTCCGCCGGCACCGAGAACGTGGAGAAGATCGCGCAGGCCGTCGTCGACGGCGACACCGTCACCCGCGTCATCCACATGCGCACCCTCCACCTCGGCCCCGAGGAACTCCTCGTCGCCGCCAAGATCGCCGTCCGGCACGACGAAACGGCCACCGAGGTCGCCAACGCCATCAACGCGGCCGAGGCCCGCATCCGCGAGGCCGTCCCGATCGCCCGCGTCATCTACCTGGAACCCGACATCTACAGCGAAGCCGAAGCCGCCAAGGGCCCCGACCCCGAGGCCGCCCCCGGCGGACCGGCCGCCCCCGCCGAGCACTGA
- a CDS encoding stage II sporulation protein M — protein MDLDVFVSAHRAEWDRLDALLRRQRRLDGAEIDELVTLYQRTATHLSLIQSSAPDPQLTGRLSQLVARARSAVTGNRRASWRDVTRFLTHGFPAAVYRSRHWWVPTALLSTLVAVLLGWWIGTHPEVQAGIAAPEALREMTRPGGQYETYYSSHPAASFAAQVWTNNAQAAAMCLVLGIFLGLPVLWILLLNMLNLGVGIGLMTSAGRLDVFLGLILPHGLLELTAVFVAAGTGLRLGWTVIDPGPRTRRSALAEEGRAALGMAIGLALVLFVSGAIEGFVTPSGLPTWARISIGVLAELGFLAYVYVLGGRAARAGDTGDVEEHERSATVPTAA, from the coding sequence ATGGACCTCGATGTCTTCGTGTCCGCACATCGTGCCGAGTGGGACCGCCTCGACGCCCTGCTCCGCCGCCAGCGCCGTCTCGACGGAGCCGAGATCGACGAACTCGTCACCCTCTACCAGCGCACCGCCACCCACCTCTCACTGATCCAGTCGAGCGCTCCGGACCCGCAGCTCACCGGTCGACTCAGCCAACTGGTGGCACGCGCGCGCAGCGCCGTCACGGGCAACCGACGGGCCTCCTGGCGTGACGTCACCCGCTTCCTGACCCATGGCTTCCCCGCGGCGGTCTACCGCTCCCGTCACTGGTGGGTCCCCACAGCGCTGCTCTCCACCCTCGTCGCCGTGCTCCTCGGGTGGTGGATCGGCACCCACCCGGAGGTCCAGGCCGGCATCGCGGCCCCTGAGGCGCTCCGCGAGATGACCCGCCCCGGTGGTCAGTACGAGACGTACTACTCGAGCCATCCCGCCGCGTCCTTCGCGGCCCAGGTGTGGACGAACAACGCCCAGGCCGCCGCGATGTGCCTGGTTCTGGGGATCTTCCTGGGCCTGCCGGTCCTCTGGATCCTGCTCCTGAACATGCTCAACCTGGGCGTCGGCATCGGCCTGATGACCTCGGCCGGCCGCCTGGACGTCTTCCTCGGCCTGATCCTCCCGCACGGCCTGCTGGAACTGACCGCCGTCTTCGTGGCCGCCGGAACGGGTCTGCGGCTCGGCTGGACCGTCATCGACCCAGGGCCCCGCACCCGCCGGTCGGCCCTGGCCGAGGAAGGGCGAGCGGCCCTGGGCATGGCGATAGGCCTGGCGCTGGTCCTCTTCGTCTCCGGCGCCATCGAAGGCTTCGTCACCCCGTCCGGCCTGCCCACCTGGGCCCGCATCAGCATCGGCGTCCTCGCCGAACTCGGCTTCCTCGCGTACGTCTATGTCCTGGGCGGACGAGCCGCACGAGCTGGTGACACGGGCGATGTCGAGGAACACGAACGCAGCGCGACGGTCCCCACAGCGGCCTGA
- the ahcY gene encoding adenosylhomocysteinase — MTTVENRQDFKVADLSLAAFGRKEITLAEHEMPGLMAIRKEYAESQPLAGARVTGSLHMTVQTAVLIETLVALGAQVRWASCNIFSTQDHAAAAIAVGPNGTVDNPQGVPVFAWKGETLEEYWWCTEQALTWPDSPTGGPNMILDDGGDATLLVHKGVEYEKSGEVPAVDTAENEEHRVILELLNRTITDGSQKWTQLASEIRGVTEETTTGVHRLYEMQRDGVLLFPAINVNDAVTKSKFDNKYGCRHSLIDGINRATDVLIGGKTAVVCGYGDVGKGCAESLRGQGARVIVTEIDPICALQAAMDGYQVTTLDEVIDKADIFITTTGNKDIIMASDMAKMKHQAIVGNIGHFDNEIDMAGLAKIPGIVKDEVKPQVHTWTFPDGKVLIVLSEGRLLNLGNATGHPSFVMSNSFADQTLAQIELFTKQAEYPIGVYTLPKHLDEKVARLHLDSLGVKLTTLRPEQASYIGVEVEGPYKPDHYRY, encoded by the coding sequence ATGACGACTGTCGAAAACCGACAGGACTTCAAGGTCGCCGACCTCTCGCTGGCCGCGTTCGGCCGCAAGGAGATCACCCTCGCCGAGCACGAGATGCCCGGTCTGATGGCGATCCGCAAGGAGTACGCCGAGTCCCAGCCCCTGGCCGGCGCCCGCGTCACCGGCTCCCTGCACATGACCGTGCAGACCGCCGTCCTCATCGAGACCCTGGTCGCCCTCGGCGCCCAGGTCCGCTGGGCCTCCTGCAACATCTTCTCCACCCAGGACCACGCTGCCGCCGCCATCGCGGTCGGCCCGAACGGCACGGTGGACAACCCGCAGGGTGTCCCGGTCTTCGCCTGGAAGGGCGAGACCCTGGAGGAGTACTGGTGGTGCACGGAGCAGGCGCTGACCTGGCCGGACAGCCCCACCGGCGGCCCCAACATGATCCTCGACGACGGCGGTGACGCCACGCTCCTCGTCCACAAGGGCGTCGAGTACGAGAAGTCCGGCGAGGTCCCCGCGGTCGACACCGCAGAGAACGAGGAGCACCGCGTCATCCTCGAACTCCTGAACCGCACCATCACCGACGGCTCGCAGAAGTGGACCCAGCTCGCCTCGGAGATCCGCGGCGTGACCGAGGAGACCACCACAGGTGTGCACCGCCTGTACGAGATGCAGCGCGACGGCGTCCTCCTCTTCCCGGCGATCAACGTGAACGACGCCGTCACCAAGTCGAAGTTCGACAACAAGTACGGCTGCCGCCACTCCCTGATCGACGGCATCAACCGCGCCACCGATGTCCTCATCGGCGGCAAGACGGCCGTCGTCTGCGGCTACGGCGATGTGGGCAAGGGCTGCGCGGAGTCCCTGCGCGGACAGGGCGCCCGCGTCATCGTCACCGAGATCGACCCGATCTGCGCCCTGCAGGCGGCGATGGACGGCTACCAGGTCACGACCCTCGACGAGGTCATCGACAAGGCCGACATCTTCATCACCACGACCGGCAACAAGGACATCATCATGGCCTCGGACATGGCCAAGATGAAGCACCAGGCCATCGTCGGCAACATCGGCCACTTCGACAACGAGATCGACATGGCCGGTCTCGCGAAGATCCCGGGCATCGTCAAGGACGAGGTCAAGCCGCAGGTCCACACGTGGACGTTCCCCGACGGCAAGGTGCTCATCGTCCTGTCCGAGGGCCGCCTGCTGAACCTGGGCAACGCCACCGGTCACCCGTCGTTCGTGATGTCCAACTCGTTCGCGGACCAGACCCTGGCCCAGATCGAGCTGTTCACCAAGCAGGCCGAGTACCCGATCGGCGTCTACACGCTGCCCAAGCACCTCGACGAGAAGGTCGCCCGCCTCCACCTCGACTCGCTCGGCGTGAAGCTTACGACCCTCCGTCCGGAGCAGGCCTCGTACATCGGCGTCGAGGTCGAGGGCCCGTACAAGCCGGACCACTACCGCTACTGA
- the manA gene encoding mannose-6-phosphate isomerase, class I, which translates to MDRLDNTVRPYAWGSTTAIPQLLGVAPTGEPQAEMWMGAHPGAPSRTGRGPLTEVIDAAPERELGIRTVEKFGPRLPFLLKLLAAGAPLSLQVHPDLRQAREGYEDEERRGIPIDAGHRNYKDANHKPELICALTEFDGLCGFREPLRAAELLAALDVDSLKPYVDLLHAHPEEAALREVLTAVLGADPEETAHTVTEAAAACARLGGAYAPYADIAHHYPGDPGVIAAMLLNHVRLQPGEALFLGAGIPHAYLNGLGVEIMANSDNVLRCGLTPKHVDVPELLRIVRFEATDPGVLRPEASPDGEEVYETPIDEFRLSRFVLPEATAPHDLTRATPQILLCTAGSVRAGEHTLAPGESVFVPADEKAEVSGPGTLFRATVIA; encoded by the coding sequence ATGGACCGCCTCGACAACACCGTCCGCCCCTACGCCTGGGGCTCGACCACCGCCATCCCGCAGCTCCTCGGAGTGGCCCCCACCGGCGAGCCGCAGGCGGAGATGTGGATGGGGGCCCACCCCGGCGCCCCCTCGCGCACCGGGCGCGGTCCCCTCACCGAGGTCATCGACGCGGCACCTGAACGCGAGCTGGGAATCCGGACGGTCGAGAAGTTCGGCCCCCGCCTCCCCTTTCTGCTGAAGCTCCTCGCCGCCGGCGCCCCCCTCTCCCTCCAGGTCCACCCCGACCTCCGACAGGCCCGGGAGGGTTACGAGGACGAGGAGCGGCGCGGCATCCCGATCGACGCGGGCCACCGCAACTACAAGGACGCCAACCACAAGCCGGAACTGATCTGCGCCCTCACGGAGTTCGACGGCCTCTGCGGCTTCCGCGAACCGCTCCGCGCCGCCGAACTGCTGGCCGCCCTCGACGTCGACTCCCTCAAGCCGTACGTCGACCTCCTGCACGCCCACCCCGAAGAGGCCGCGCTGCGCGAGGTGTTGACCGCCGTCCTGGGCGCCGACCCCGAGGAGACGGCCCACACCGTCACCGAGGCCGCGGCCGCCTGCGCCCGCCTCGGCGGTGCCTACGCCCCCTACGCCGACATCGCCCACCACTACCCGGGCGACCCCGGCGTCATCGCCGCCATGCTCCTCAACCACGTACGCCTGCAGCCCGGCGAGGCCCTGTTCCTCGGCGCCGGCATCCCGCACGCCTACCTCAACGGCCTCGGCGTCGAGATCATGGCCAACTCCGACAACGTCCTGCGCTGCGGCCTCACCCCCAAGCACGTCGACGTCCCCGAACTCCTGCGCATCGTCCGCTTCGAGGCGACCGACCCGGGCGTGCTGCGCCCGGAAGCGTCCCCGGACGGCGAGGAGGTCTACGAGACGCCCATCGACGAGTTCCGCCTCTCCCGCTTCGTCCTTCCCGAGGCCACCGCCCCGCACGACCTCACCCGCGCCACCCCGCAGATCCTTCTCTGCACCGCAGGCTCGGTCCGGGCGGGCGAACACACGCTCGCCCCCGGCGAGTCCGTCTTCGTGCCCGCGGACGAGAAGGCCGAGGTGTCCGGACCGGGCACGCTGTTCCGGGCCACCGTGATCGCGTGA